The window TATGGCATGTCTTTACTATAGTTGCTCAACATTTTTTAATACCTATACCAAGACTTGATTAGCGATAAGCAACAGAGGTCTTATTAAAATgagtgtaaaaataaaaagtgtgtaAATAGTGTGGCATCTACCACCATTATATAGAAATTCGAATCCAAGTTCTACAAGGGGTAGGAAATCTGATGTGGAAAGAACTCAGAGAAGAGCTGTTTTATCATGAAGCTTCACGATTCATGGGCTAAAAGCAAAtcatacatctttttaaaaatccgcCCCTTCTAAATACCAAGATCAGGTACTAGCTATATAATTTTGGAaacctcaaaattcagaaatggaaaaacaaaaatctgtaACTTGCCATTTATTGTGTTTTCGTAAGGCTCATCCAATTGGTTCaaaaatttctataaaattttGTCTACATGAGACCTTGTATGCTAAACTGCGGGTTATTCACCTTGAGCTCATTTGTGATTATTTGACTAAAAAGCACAACCACAATGTCCACTTGAACATGGTTAATCTCCACACAAAGACACCTGGTATTTTGCATTCACACTTTTTCATGCTTATTAAAACAtgcttaaaattaatgaaaattatataaacatgAATAAAACTGACAGGAATAATTATCTTCTCCAAACCACATGCACGagcgcgtgcgcacacacacacacacacattagatCATGAGCTGGTTCTACATTTGCAAGAAAAGGCCACGCTTAACTGAGAAAATACTTGAATGTTTCCTGGCATTAATGTGTCAAAATTTACTTTCTGCTATTTTCTATTCATTACAATTATTGTTGGGTTATAAAGGGCCATTTCGTAACTCTGTTCAAACTATTTCACAATTAAATCAGTTGCACACTTGACTAGAGCACAAACTGATATTTAATGGTTCTAAAATTACTGTCTATGAAATTCTGGGAATCTTTTGGATGTGGTCAAAATTtctacagcacacacacacacacaaataagtaAAACTCTGTTTTTAGGACTCtgtatttcatttccattttatttcacatTCAAGTTATTTCCTGAAGTCATTTTAGAGGGTTTTGTTTTTGCAGAACTTCAGAGGTCCAGCCTCTGTGATAGCCATGAGATGTTTCTTCCAGCATGTGAAGCAAATTGAAGATACGAGTGAGGCAAATGACAATTGTTAAActatttcttatttcataattgaatttttttaaagtaaaaaattccTGTGGAACAAGGTCTATTAAGTTTGGCTTACAGTGAGGAAATATGGAACCAGACTTGGCGATCATGTGATCCAGCCCTGCCTTTTACTGATGAAGACACTGAGGTTCAGAAGGGATAACAAAAGGGCCCTCTAGGCCAGAAACCAAAATGTCACTAGAAGCCAGGAATTGCTCAGGCCCAGTGTCCTCAATGAACCATATTGCAAACAGAATTTTTGCTAATTAGTTCTATTCCCCAGCATTAAAACAAATGCACAAAAATAGGAAAGACATGTGGCTATTAGTtgattattttataaacaaaatatttaaaacttaaattagTACAGGTAAAAGAGTTGGCACTAACAAATGAAGGTTCACTTTCATGGAAGCAGTAGCATCTGCACAACATACCCCCTCAGCCACTGCCCTCAGCCCTTCCCCCCTCCAAGAGAGGTAGCGCTGCTGGCTGCAGATTTCTTCAGCTCTATTTTCATTGATTGAGTCTCAGCTCGAGGCTCGAATTTGGCCAGATTTCCTGCTCCTGAGGCTGCCACTACTGGCTTTCCTGCTTTCATACCTTTTGACATTGGAATGCGGGTGGGTGTAGGCCGCTGGGATGACCCGTCTTGTCCTGACTGTAGGAGAGAAAATACAGAGACATGAGGGAGATATTCATGAGTTACCTCTAGGTATGTCatcaatttgaacattttcaggaCTCTTGCCACATAGGAACACCCACACATACATAAATAAGTAAAACTCTGTGTTTAGGATTCTGTATTTTATCCCcagataaaagaattaaaaagatatTTGGAGTTGGTATCTAAGCCACTTTGATTACcttcttttcccatcttttgAAATTATATATGCCAAACTTCCTTCTCTTCTCAAGCACCTACCCTCCGTCCTTTACCATTATAGCACATGGACTTACCTTCTATTTCACAGAGAAAACATATAAGCTACCAGGCATAAACTCAGGTAACTTTACTCTGTCACTACTGACCACATCTTCTTTCTTACAGTGCTCTTAAAACAATCTCTCTGTGGTTTCTGACTTGAGTGTCCTCTGATTCACCTCTTTGACAACTTCTTTTCAATCTCTCTGTTGGCTCCTTGTACTACCTTGCCTGCCTTCCAAATATAGGTGTCAGCATGCTTAGTTCTCAATCCCCTTGATTTTTCACACTCACTCTGAGAATTCCCCTCAGTTACCATTCCACATGTCAGTGAGTCCCAGAATCTCTAGTTTCAAAGCTCTCCTGAACTATAGGTGAGTATTTCCAGTGTCTTCCCAGGCATCTCTTATCTAACATCCCCCTCAAGTTACCTATCTTCTCCCCTAAATGGTTTGTCCCCCATGTTTTCCATCCTGCTTACTCAGTCAGAGCCACTTTCTATACTCAATTTGTCATGAAATCTTTTTAATTCAATCTTTAATATATCTTCTGACATCTCCATTACCATAGTTCAAGCCTACATCATCTCTAGCCTAGAGAACTCCAGTCTAGAGAAGCAATAGCTTCCCTGTCCTCAGTCTTTGTCCCCTCCAATTTATCCTTTAAACTGTATTCTAGACATATCTTTCTATAACATAAATAATATAACGTCCCCCTCATGCTCATTACCCTTTCAGGGGCTCTCTTTATCTACTCTGTGAGATTCAGTGTCAATTCCATAGTAAGACATACATGGTCCTTCAATATCTGACACAAGTTTACCTCTCCATTTACTGCTCTGTGTTTGCCCAACTGCTGCAGCACAACGGGACTGCTTGCTGTTCCCCAAACATGTCAGGCTCTTTCATATTGCCATGCCTTTGCGCATACTGTTCCCTCTACATGagtcttcccttttcttccttgaaAATATTCCTTATCTGTGAAAACCTCCTCTTCTGTGAAGCCTTCTCTGGGAGCTCCTTTGTATATACCTCCCCCATAGGACCATTACATAGGTTCCAATCCCGGCTCTCCCACTAAATTGAGAACTTCTAAAGGACAAAGGAAATGTCTTTTTTGTCTTTGCATGCCAAAGCCTAGTCCAGTGTCTAATTTGTAGCTGACAATTaacattgaatgaataaatacacaaatgaacTAGCCTCACTGTTCAAATCTAAAAGGAGTATCATAAACCTTTTGCTGTCCTTGAATTTTATGGAATCTGATGTACCTGAAAAAAGGGGGCCATTATCCAGATCTTAGAAATCTTAAGACAGTTGGTTTGAAATCCTGTTTGTGGATGAGGCTTAATGAGTAGTCAAAAAGGCTAAGAGGGTAAGACCATCTTAATCTGActcttaaaatggaaataaaatgtttcagcAGAAAATTTGCCTCCAGAAGTGCTTAGAAACATTTAAGGCTATGATTCCAAAAGCCTTGAAGGGACATAGTAGTCTTTTGTTTATGTCCATGAGAGAATGACTACATAATCTCCATTACAGCCATTTATAACTCCACTGTCTTTATATAAAGTGCAGCAGAAAGAAGCAGGACACCCTGCACACCCATGCAACATTCCCTGTGGCCTAAACAGCAGTAGTTGCATCCTTTGAGAAGGGCGAGCAATTCTGAATGCTATTTGATCCCCATAGCACCAATAACTAAAAGTTTTCCCAGCAGAGCAATTAGAAATTCATACACTGAAGTCTATCTTGGTTTTATATTGGCGCACAGAGAATGAAAGCAAATTATATTGAAGGTATGGAAAAATAAACCACTTTTCGATATGTAAGAGTTAACAAAATATGTGATAGAATTTGTGCAGGGTCTAAGAATTATAAGAATTTCTAGCCTATTAGtttaaataaatgtcaaaatagtACATGTTCTTCTATGATTATATTTATCAATTTGTCATTCTATGGAGAtaaacactaaaaatattttgaaaactagattttatttttaagccctggtttttctattttggaCATGATTTTTTACACTCCTTCATTTAGCCTTCCAGCtagttattaaataaatattgatcAAGCACCTACTCTTTGCAGGTGAGTAATTAATTAAAACTATTACTAAAGCATAGTTTCTagacatacaaacacacattactttttaaaaggtttttgataataaaatcttttaactttatttttggaATAAAGTACAACTATGTTTATACATAATCATAAATTGACTATTTTTAGGTTATAGAAATATGATCTAGGAACAGTTTTAATCCTTCTTGCATATTGACTGTTTTATCCAGTCTGATTCTAAAAAGTATTTTTGATAAAAGTCAAATTTCAAACTTGCTATTATCTTATTCTGCTATATCAAGGAGATCATCTTTGCAAGTACTTTGGGGTCTCCATAacttacatgaaaaaaagaaatttccccTCAAAATTAGCCCAAGTTAtcaaactattttttaattttaatttctggcAACAGTGTAGTCAAGTCATCTAGGAAACAGTGGATTCAGAGGGAGTGAGAGGTATGTGGTTTTATTATATTGTGGGGTCTGGGTTAGTCTCACTATtcacttctccttccctccccactgTGTACTTTGAGACCTCTTCTACTCACCACCGACTGGGTTCCTCGAGTGGATGAAGTTGTGACTGGTGTTATGGTGATAGTGCTCGTCACTTTGCTGGCACCAGATCGTGACGAGAGATGGTTCCTGGGAGAGCGAAGGACAGTGCCAGTGGAAACCTCCTTCTCAGCTGTCACGTTCATCGGCCTGACAGTAATGACAGGACTCACTCCTTCAGCTGAAGCCCCAGGGGATCGTTTAAACTGAGACCCTAAGTGAATGTGAATTTTATTGTCTTCCGTGGTTATAATATTGGCATTGGAGTTGTATTTCCGTACTGGAGTTTGAACagtctgtttttctggggtgacTTTGAGGACAGTCCTTCCCATGGGCATTTCCTGGGATTCGGGAGAGACTGCGATTTCAGCTGGGGCTGCTGATGTAGACACTGTCATTATCTGAATGGGGGATGTGGGCCTGTCGGCAAAAGTGCTTCTTCCACTTTCTGGGGTCTTCTCTCTGGAAAATGTCGTAATTGTGACTGGGGACATGGCTCGTTCTGTGCCAAGTGTCGTATCTCCACTTTTTGGTTTTTGAGACATAACATTTGGTGATGGAATAATGGTTATCCTTGGTTTTTGATTCCCTAAGGTAGGAATGACAGTGGTGCTAGAAAAAAATTCTTCAGATGTTGGGCTTGTTATCTCCAAAGTGGCAGTACTGTTCCCGTGGTCTGGAGTCACGCGAATGTGGAGGGGCTGGCCCTGCTTTGGCGAAAGGACTAGCTCCCCTGGGTGCCCTGAACTGGAATTTGTTCGAGGCCCTTTCTCCGGAGTGATTGGGGGcccattttccctttttctcatcCAGGGAATCCAAGACTTTCTCATTATGAGCTCATTTGCTGCCGGAGGATACCTGTCTAGAACAGAGGATCGCTCCATAGGTTTTTTTAATCCTGCCTGTCGAAGATTACTCATGATATGATTTTCCTCTTGAAAGGATTTCCGTATAAACACAGCCGGGGTGTCTTCCTCTGCTACTTCGCTGCTGACAGTATCCGTCTGCACTCCAGTGGATGTTACAGGCACATCCACCATTCGCTTGCCATTCACGCTGGGTCTGAGAGCTCGGCTATAGCGCTTAGAAAGCTCCAACTCTTTGGTCAAATTGAGGACTTCCTGTCccatgtttttgttcttgttttcttcttccatAAATCTTTGTTGAAGGACAGAATAATCCACCTGGAGCTGAGAAAGCTGATCTTCTTTGTTCATTAATTCATGAATCTTCTCTTTAAGAGCTTGGACTTCGGCTTTTAAGTCTCGACTTTTAGCTTCTTCTAACCGAAATCTGTGTCTCAGCTCAGCTTCCTGGCTCACAGCCTCACCTTTCTCTATTGCTTTATTCTTTGCAATCTGGTGCTTTATCTCTTCTAGCTGTTGAGAGAGGAAGTTAGCCTTATCCTGCTCAGTTCTGAATTTCTGCTCCAACTGATCATACTCATCCTCTGTCTTCATCAAATCCCCTTCAACCACCTCCAATTGTTGGAGACGGTTCTTCAGTCTCTCAATTTCAAGCGTTAGTTCTTTAATCTTATTATCTTCGGGGCAGGTGAGCTCAGGTGCTTTTCTAGACCTTcctcttgttatttctctttccaCTTCTTCTATTCCATCTAGTCTCTTCTTTAACAAGTCAACATTGCAGCTTAATTCAGAGGctttttcttcttcacttttcagttttcctactaactcatctctctcttttgtcaAATTGTATACCTTTTCCTCCATTTCAGATTTCAGTTTTAAGAGCTTCTTACTTTCTTCAATTAGTTTTTCAGTTACATCCATAACCTTTCCTTGTTCcaccttaaaatttttattgagtccgtctacttttctttcttcttgctttattttttccatcatatttttcctttcatcaaCCAGCATCACTGTAAAAGACTTCAACTTTGTAAGATCGTCTTTTAGGCTTAACTCAACCTTTTCCAATCTACTTTCAGAACATTCAAGTTCTTTAACTCGACTCTTGACCACCTCTAATTCATTTAGCAGATCTTTGGTtaagttcttttctttctccagatttAAATGTAGCTGGGTACATTCAGACTTACTCTTGCTAAAtgcttcttccaatttctccagttCAGACATTCTCTTCTGTAACTTCTCAACTTCAAGTTTGAGCTCCTTACTGTGGTGTTCTTCCTCTTGCAACTTCTTTCTCAGTTCCCTACACTGGGATTCAGTTTTAGTGATCTCCTCATCTTTACCTTCCATTTCAAGAACACGCTTTCGGAGATTTTCCACTTCTGCCATGAGGCTAGAATTTCCACATTCACCTTTGGCAATTTTGTCTCTTAATTCTTGAAGTTCTTCCTCTGCCTTTTGaagatttttgttggtttcttctaGTTCCTCGATTCTTTGACTTAAGCCAACCAGCTTGAGTCTAAGTTGCCTATTGTGAGATTCTTGATTAGCCAATTTAGCATTCATTTCCTCATGCTCTTGAGAGAACCTTGAAGCCTTGTGTTCAAAGTCTACTTCTAACTTGAGCAATTTCTGCCTGTCTTCTTTGGATTTGGAAGTAATTGCTTTgagcttttcttcttcttccctcaGTTTTTGAGTAAGATCTTGTACTTTCTGACTTTGCAGACCAAGTTGTTCAATATGCATTTGTCTTTCATCCACCAGCATGAGGGCAAAGGATTTAAGTTTGACAAGCTCATCTCTTAGTTTATTGAGCCGCTtagcattttccttttctttgtgggCTTGGTAAGCCTTTTCTTGTTCAAGGAGCTTTTTCAacctagaaaataaaacataatcatATATTAAGTGATTAATCAGCAAATAAGTTTAAAtcttaggaaataaaaagcaaactgcTACCACAATAAATTCCTTATCAATTGCTGTAATATTGAGTTTTAAGAAATAgccattaataaaatgaatataaaattggGATATTGGTTAGCTTTAGAAAGAAGTAGTAACTGGAAGGGTACCATGAGGAGGGCTTTGAGGgggtagtttctgtttctttattaagaTTCTGGTCAGCCAGGATTGTTCTGCTCGTGAAAATTCAGTAAGTACTGATGagtagttttcaaaatatttgttgtattttGATAAAATTACCATTAAGTAAAAATTAGGCTGTGCTacaaaaatgcctattcatacaaTGCATTATGCATTCCGGACACTGGTATTCATTTTATCCTCATGACATTCAAACATGTACTGCAACTACCATCTCCATGAGGAAAATAAGACACAGTGAGATTATGGAGTTTGCCACAGGTCTCACAAAAGTGTCAGtgctgggattcaaactcaggcagCAGGACTTCAGAACACATGCTCTTACTTCTGTACATACACATTCTtgcagaaaggaagagaaatttaCTTTAAGTGAAAGGAAAGCCCCAGAAATGAAGAACTGTCaaagttttcttattttgaaccctTGGAAAAAATCATGCAAATTTCACCTGATAGACACAATGCACAGAAGGTCGGTGACCAACATAAGCTGATTTTAATTGATACCAAAACTGGCACAGAATTTTGTCCCAGTTTTCTGATTTAAACAATTTCTGTTTGATAGAGAATgaagcaggggctggggtggtggtgagggggtAGAATCTGAGTTACTGAAATTACAAAAATGTGGCAGCCACAAGAATTATTATATTTCATGTAtatgaaatgcattttttctaTGGTGCTCATGCATAGCTTTAAAATGTAGGAGTGTAAATATGCCACAGTATTTGTCATTCTTGCATTGGTCAGTTAACTTGCACCAATTCTTAATTGTTATTTCATATACCCATGAAAACAGAGTTAAAATAATCATCATTTTAACCATATGTAAATGTAAGAATGCATTTTAGTAATAAATGTGTTTATAAGAGAGGCAAGTTATAAACAACTACTAAACAagtatttgtttaaataaattttattctccCAATATATTCTGCTCCTTATTTATTCTGAAtgatttttccatatttatgACTAGATTAGCTGTTAATTAAGTAAATAgaatttaatagtttcacattgCATTGTGCAAGAaatgattgtatatatatatgtatttacaagTTTTATGTAATCAAATCTAGTGTCAAATAATTGCTACAAAATGGCTCTGAAGACATCATGATgatttttttaagataatttattttttagtttaatttttttaagataatttatttttaaaataaaatctgtccTTGTTTCTAAGCATCTATTAACTAATGCATAGCTTTAAAACACTATTATGGCTTTTTCACTAAAATGGGTGAAAAGGTTTGTTTTTAAATCCTGTGACTTCACATAAGCAATACTATAACAGCTTCAATAAGTGTGGTCCTTACATGTAAAATAAGGGCATTTTATTGACCATCTTCTCTTTTTACTTGGCTTTAAAACAATAATGCTACAGAATCACAGATGAGGAGACACTTAAGGGGCTATCTTTAACATAAAATGTCCATTTTCAAATTCCTTGACTGTAACTGCCAGAGAAGAATTCATTGAAAATACAATTGTTGCCAGCTCTAAACTTCAAATGTTAaaactctaaaaatatttttaaagtaagtatTTTGTTTCCACAAAAAGGCTACCATGCCTCTAGGCTATTAGAAACAGTGAGTTGAAGTGACTAAGGGTACAGGCTTTTGAGTCAGACAGAACTGAGTCTGAATTCTGACTCGGCCACTTTCTAACTGTGTAATCTCTGACCAATTACTGAAACTCTCTGATCCTCAATTTTCTCAATTgtaaaggagggagaaagggataTTAGCACCTACCTCATTGGATTGTTCTGAAGATTAATTGAAAACATAGCAATAAAATGACCAGCATGCAGATTCAACACATGGATataataaaacacaaataaatgtaaaaattagagTGCACGCTATCCCCTCAATCTGAAAAGACTTTCCATGTTTAATCAGCATTTAATAtcttgggctgctcaagcaaataccattaaatgagtcgggttaaacaatgggaattgatttgctcatagttttgaggctaaaacaAGTCCAAATAAAGGcttcaaggcaatgctttctctgcaAAAGACTGGGGAGAAaccccaaagactggtgttctggggctggctgcagttGATCTTTGATCCTTAGATTGTCacttggcaaggcacatggtggcatctcctgatcACTTCCTTCTCTACCAGGtcccattgaatttcagcttcttattcCATTGGCTTTCTTGCtgcctgtctgaatttcactgtaCTTATAAAGAACTcgtaacaggattaagactcatcctgactaaggtgggccataccttaactgaagtagccttatcaaaaggtcctacttaaaatgggttcacacacacaaaaatggattaaatttacgaACATGTTTTTCTACAGTATGCACAGCTTCAGATCACTTAACTCCACCCTCTgggcccccaaaagacatgttttttctaCATGTAAAGTAGATACTGTACTTCTCcatcattccatcacagtatcccAAATCCTTCAGTCATCTCAGAAGTAATGCTtagtacaaagtttcatcaaaattgtTGATGGATGTGGTCCATCCTAGGGCACAATTCCCCTCCATCTGTgtacctgtgaaacctagagaacaagttatctgcttccaatatacaaaggagtgGCAAACAAAGGGCAAACATTCCCATTCCCAATGGGgtaactggaaggaaaacaggagtcacaCATCCCAAAGACCCCAAAATTCTGCAGGGCGTATTttattagatttcaagatctgagaATCATCTATACAACAATGTTTTGTCCTCAGGGCCTGGTGAAATGGCAGCCCTACCCCTTCCTAGTGCTTGTACAGTGGCCATTTCTCTGAAATCCCTGGGGCACAGGCTCCCCCTGCTCTGAGCACTTTAGGAAGCAGCACTCATCCTAAACAATGGGAGGAAGTCTCACCCTCTCCAGGTGGTGGGGCAGACTCATCCTttccacccacatgggtggatctactctcttggcctgagaagaTGTCTTTGGTCCAGACTTCAGCTTCCGTGGTTCTgctctcaaaattatttttcctttaacttaTCCCTTCTCTgacccttttagtccaggctggccaTGATGCTATTCATAAAAATTGTCCAAAAACTTGTCTCTTTTGCATGTAGTCACAGGGATCCAAACCACCAGATAAAATAACTTTCCAcacatccttcctggataattgtACCTCCAATCCTGACTTACACTGAAATGTCTGAGTGGTCCCATGTTcaattaaaccctcacatggaacACAATTCTGTGGGGATTCATTTTCCAgaagctcaaaattttccaaaccatcaatttctggtttctttgtgcccaggaattTACTTCTAAGGtcatccctttcctctcacattttgctataagcttaTGAGAAGAAACCAGGTGGCACTTTCCAACTTCACTTGGAAATATCTATGTCcaccactttcaaattctgccctcCATCCAACATCAAAcctcaatttcaccaagttctctacTGCTTTAAAACAgggatcacctttcctccattATCCAATACatccatcattttcttctaagacccTATCAGCTGTAtgtttagcatccatatttcaaccaacagtctcttcaaagcaatctaggcttttcctATCAAGTACTTTACAATTCTCACAGCCTccacccattacccaattccaaagccatttacAAAGTTTTGCTTTTTGCAATAGCAGAACCCtactcttctggtaccaaaattaatttcctaggcttctcaagcaaataccatgaaatgggtcatgttaaacaatgggagtttatttgttcatcattttgaggctaaaagaaagtccaaatcaaggcaccaaatcaatgctttcttcccaaagactggtgttaTGGCGCTAGCTGCTGGTaatctttggtccttagcttgttgtgctggtttgaaaggatgtatgtccctagaaaagccatgttttaatctaaattaatCTAAttaataaaggcagaataatctctattcaatactgtatgcttaaaactgtaatttgatcatctccctggagatgtgctttaatcaagagtggttgttaaactggattagatgatgacatgtctccaccaatttgggtgggtcttgataagtttctggagtcctatgaaaaaggaaaccttttggagaatgagagattcagagagagcagagcagaacgacatagccatgagaagcagagttctccagcaacctttggagatgaagaaggaacatgcctcctgggaagcttcatgaaacaggaagccaggagaagaagctagcagatgatgccatgtttgccagctgagagagaagccctgactgtgtttgccatgtgccttctcacttgagagagaaaccctgaacttcatcagctgtcttttcatggatgcctttgattggacatttctatagacttgttgtaactgggacattttctcagccttagagctgtaactagcaacttattaaattccctttttaaaaggccattccatttctggtatattgcgttctggcagctagtaaactagaacacttgtcAAATGGCAAGGCATATAATGACACGATCTcatctcttccagattccattgaatttcagcttcttgcttcctgtggctttttctccatCTGATTGTCATTCCTCTAATAAAGtaatccagtaataggattaagatccatcctgactgAAGTGGGTCACATTTTAACTGAAGGTCCTACTTACTGTGGgctcatacccacaagaatgaattacaTTTAAGGACATGTCTTTATGgagtgcatacagcttcaaaccaccacagtcaaCATGTTTCAGCTagggaaagcaaaaaaggaacagTAGGAAATATTGTGAGCCAGAGCCTGACATTGTCAGAGAGCCACATTCATTCTGAGGACAAGGATATTGACTTccaggaaacacattttcaggTCTTCCTAGCAGTGAATATctcttctccatctctctctctctctcctctctctctctctctgtctctctctgtctctatctctgtctctgtatctgtctctgtctctctttcatttttagctCCATTAGCTCTACCTCCTCTCTTCAATCACatcttaaattttctcttaagGTGAACCTAACAACACACAGTCCATTTTCTGAGTGCCCCCCAAGTACAGTTTCCTAGTTGGTGTGGCTGAGGATCAAATCCAGGATCAAGGGAAAGTCACATGgggatgtgtgctggtttgaagctgatatgtacccccagaaaaggccatattcttttaatctattcctgtgggtgcagacctattgtg is drawn from Tamandua tetradactyla isolate mTamTet1 chromosome 5, mTamTet1.pri, whole genome shotgun sequence and contains these coding sequences:
- the FILIP1 gene encoding filamin-A-interacting protein 1 isoform X5, translated to MKRLKKLLEQEKAYQAHKEKENAKRLNKLRDELVKLKSFALMLVDERQMHIEQLGLQSQKVQDLTQKLREEEEKLKAITSKSKEDRQKLLKLEVDFEHKASRFSQEHEEMNAKLANQESHNRQLRLKLVGLSQRIEELEETNKNLQKAEEELQELRDKIAKGECGNSSLMAEVENLRKRVLEMEGKDEEITKTESQCRELRKKLQEEEHHSKELKLEVEKLQKRMSELEKLEEAFSKSKSECTQLHLNLEKEKNLTKDLLNELEVVKSRVKELECSESRLEKVELSLKDDLTKLKSFTVMLVDERKNMMEKIKQEERKVDGLNKNFKVEQGKVMDVTEKLIEESKKLLKLKSEMEEKVYNLTKERDELVGKLKSEEEKASELSCNVDLLKKRLDGIEEVEREITRGRSRKAPELTCPEDNKIKELTLEIERLKNRLQQLEVVEGDLMKTEDEYDQLEQKFRTEQDKANFLSQQLEEIKHQIAKNKAIEKGEAVSQEAELRHRFRLEEAKSRDLKAEVQALKEKIHELMNKEDQLSQLQVDYSVLQQRFMEEENKNKNMGQEVLNLTKELELSKRYSRALRPSVNGKRMVDVPVTSTGVQTDTVSSEVAEEDTPAVFIRKSFQEENHIMSNLRQAGLKKPMERSSVLDRYPPAANELIMRKSWIPWMRKRENGPPITPEKGPRTNSSSGHPGELVLSPKQGQPLHIRVTPDHGNSTATLEITSPTSEEFFSSTTVIPTLGNQKPRITIIPSPNVMSQKPKSGDTTLGTERAMSPVTITTFSREKTPESGRSTFADRPTSPIQIMTVSTSAAPAEIAVSPESQEMPMGRTVLKVTPEKQTVQTPVRKYNSNANIITTEDNKIHIHLGSQFKRSPGASAEGVSPVITVRPMNVTAEKEVSTGTVLRSPRNHLSSRSGASKVTSTITITPVTTSSTRGTQSVSGQDGSSQRPTPTRIPMSKGMKAGKPVVAASGAGNLAKFEPRAETQSMKIELKKSAASSATSLGGGKG
- the FILIP1 gene encoding filamin-A-interacting protein 1 isoform X1 — protein: MVNVILSLLLIKDYRSSEEEIPLLTSTEFLSFNTTGILDWVGMRSRNQGGESSSNGHISCPKSSIISNADDKSFSEDVKKKNKSNRKEGDIMASGTVKQVLKPSGESGRKIKKSLELSKEDLIQLLSIMEGELQAREDVIHMLKTEKTKPEVLEAHYGSAEPEKVLRILHRDAILAQEKSIGEDVYEKPISELDRLEEKQKETYRRMLEQLLLAEKCHRRTVYELENEKHKHTDYMNKSDDFTNLLEQERERLKKLLEQEKAYQAHKEKENAKRLNKLRDELVKLKSFALMLVDERQMHIEQLGLQSQKVQDLTQKLREEEEKLKAITSKSKEDRQKLLKLEVDFEHKASRFSQEHEEMNAKLANQESHNRQLRLKLVGLSQRIEELEETNKNLQKAEEELQELRDKIAKGECGNSSLMAEVENLRKRVLEMEGKDEEITKTESQCRELRKKLQEEEHHSKELKLEVEKLQKRMSELEKLEEAFSKSKSECTQLHLNLEKEKNLTKDLLNELEVVKSRVKELECSESRLEKVELSLKDDLTKLKSFTVMLVDERKNMMEKIKQEERKVDGLNKNFKVEQGKVMDVTEKLIEESKKLLKLKSEMEEKVYNLTKERDELVGKLKSEEEKASELSCNVDLLKKRLDGIEEVEREITRGRSRKAPELTCPEDNKIKELTLEIERLKNRLQQLEVVEGDLMKTEDEYDQLEQKFRTEQDKANFLSQQLEEIKHQIAKNKAIEKGEAVSQEAELRHRFRLEEAKSRDLKAEVQALKEKIHELMNKEDQLSQLQVDYSVLQQRFMEEENKNKNMGQEVLNLTKELELSKRYSRALRPSVNGKRMVDVPVTSTGVQTDTVSSEVAEEDTPAVFIRKSFQEENHIMSNLRQAGLKKPMERSSVLDRYPPAANELIMRKSWIPWMRKRENGPPITPEKGPRTNSSSGHPGELVLSPKQGQPLHIRVTPDHGNSTATLEITSPTSEEFFSSTTVIPTLGNQKPRITIIPSPNVMSQKPKSGDTTLGTERAMSPVTITTFSREKTPESGRSTFADRPTSPIQIMTVSTSAAPAEIAVSPESQEMPMGRTVLKVTPEKQTVQTPVRKYNSNANIITTEDNKIHIHLGSQFKRSPGASAEGVSPVITVRPMNVTAEKEVSTGTVLRSPRNHLSSRSGASKVTSTITITPVTTSSTRGTQSVSGQDGSSQRPTPTRIPMSKGMKAGKPVVAASGAGNLAKFEPRAETQSMKIELKKSAASSATSLGGGKG